The Rhododendron vialii isolate Sample 1 chromosome 3a, ASM3025357v1 nucleotide sequence CGTACTTCAAAACCAGCAAAGTATCAGTGATTACCAATCTGTCTTGGTCTGGTGCACCTTCAGCGAAGCAGCTGGGTTTAAACTTTTTGATGGCAACATCACATCCCTTCCATTTTCCGTGGAATACAGACCCATATGTACCAGATCCGAGTTCCTTAATATATTCGAGGTCAGAATTTTTTATAGTCTGCAGGAAACAACAAAAAGATTCAAGCcagtaaaaaaaacaacaaaaagattcaaagtaGAGCCAAAAGAAGCACTTCCGCTCAAATACAGTTCAAGGCTGAATTGTTTATCGTCAAGAATTACCTGCAGAAGGTCACCAGGGATGCTTCCGTTTCCCTTGGAGCAATTACGATATTCTCCAATGTCAGCCTGCTAGAAAATAGTCATTAGTTTGTCAAAGAAATGGTTAACGAAGGCCATTGTCATTGTTGTTCCTTCCCTTGATTCAAAAATCAGACACATAATTATTTTAGACTATAAGCCTATACCTGTTTGTCAACGCTTAGATTGGATGGATGGTCCTGCTgcatcttttcttcttgttcatcCACTTTTTCCAATTTGGCAGCGTTGTTAAGAAAAGAATCCAATGAAACTCCGTTAGAGTCAACTTGGGGGCGTGAAGTGAGGAGTTCTTCAACCATGAGATCTACATGCTTTGAGTGAGGCTTCACCAAGGCTTCAGCAACATCATTGCTACTGGGAGAAGTACAGGCTGTGGGTTCAACTTCTTTGGATGAAGATAAGGAGAGATTACGCAGAGAAACATCCACCACAGAGGTAAGTCCACCTGGCATAACATGATCACCATTACAATGTTTGCTAAATGGATTAACCATTGATTCTATATTGGACAGCCCACTTTCAAATCCCGATTCTGTTCCATTTCCAAAACCCAAAGTGTTCGGCGAACCACAGATGTCAATAGTTACCATTGGCTCCACCATCTCTGATTCCTTTTTGAAATCAATACAGCTCGATTGGCTACTCGGAACCCTTGTAAAATTTTGGCATGGAACTACATGTTTCTCACCAATGGAACCAGTTAACAGATCTTCCTGAGGATCCATAGCCCTTGTGCTTGTAAAGAGGTTATTGGTAACAATAGGAGGCAAGAGAGATTTGCCATCCCTCCCTGTTGATACACCATTGTGAGCAaattgaagtggcttaggattTCGCTGTCGTAGTTGTTGAACTCCATGACCACTCTTGGTAGTGAAGTTTTCTTTATTGGTGCAAGGTTGATCAAACGAGTATGTTTGGTCATTTAGGCCAGAATCCAAGGTATGGAGATGGTAACCTGACCACGGCTTCCACAAGCTTGGATAAAACAACTTCATAACCTGCCCTTGTTTTGAAATGCTGGAACTTGACCTAAGTCCAGGGTAGAATTTTCTAACCCAGGGCCGTCCTTCCCATCTAAGATTCCGATGGTTCCCCATCTCCGTGACACTATTCCGGTGGCTCCGCAAGTAGTATGACGAACTCCTATAGCTTCTAAAATCAGCTGGTGGGACCTGATGGTTGCGCGTCCCACCATGAAGCCTAGCCCATATCCTCTCACTTCCAATCAACTGATTCCTGCAAGAAACTGGAGGGAAGCAATTGTTTACCATATCATAATTGGCAGACAACGGCGTTATGTTCCCCCCATCCAAAACCCTCTGCGAATCCATCAAATCCATCTTGGAATCGCATGAATGCTTCTGGCACCGTGTGACAAACTGGCTGTAACCTCTGTTGCTCGAAATTGGACCAGACCTATTCGCCGAGCACTGCGTAAAACCATTTGGTTCCACACAAGGGTTTCCATCCCTTGGATTCAAGGGATGCGAATGGGACTCCGGGACATAGTTCTCACCCAAATTTTCACTTCTTTGAAAGTGTGTATTCCAAAATCC carries:
- the LOC131320207 gene encoding uncharacterized protein LOC131320207 isoform X1 codes for the protein MKDPLSRRRKPTTPKKLKLVCSFNGAFHRRPPPSENLRYTGGETRIITVERSIGFSKLKSKLSDLPLVQNPNNGLFLCFSLKHLQLPCKDYVAPLVPIESDDDVSCMFSEYEKLEFLGKPARIWIYVCNSGNGFGHRIGKLGSFENMRNGSGLFLESDYHVFGVDSVSGNGSDQFDCNNEVKKSVKGVSDDFWTKVVLMESGRIRGLDKGLALGFDQNDVKLTCEKQNHSQICLPQGSLSHEAREFKSGGSPYRSKVLEYGFWNTHFQRSENLGENYVPESHSHPLNPRDGNPCVEPNGFTQCSANRSGPISSNRGYSQFVTRCQKHSCDSKMDLMDSQRVLDGGNITPLSANYDMVNNCFPPVSCRNQLIGSERIWARLHGGTRNHQVPPADFRSYRSSSYYLRSHRNSVTEMGNHRNLRWEGRPWVRKFYPGLRSSSSISKQGQVMKLFYPSLWKPWSGYHLHTLDSGLNDQTYSFDQPCTNKENFTTKSGHGVQQLRQRNPKPLQFAHNGVSTGRDGKSLLPPIVTNNLFTSTRAMDPQEDLLTGSIGEKHVVPCQNFTRVPSSQSSCIDFKKESEMVEPMVTIDICGSPNTLGFGNGTESGFESGLSNIESMVNPFSKHCNGDHVMPGGLTSVVDVSLRNLSLSSSKEVEPTACTSPSSNDVAEALVKPHSKHVDLMVEELLTSRPQVDSNGVSLDSFLNNAAKLEKVDEQEEKMQQDHPSNLSVDKQQADIGEYRNCSKGNGSIPGDLLQTIKNSDLEYIKELGSGTYGSVFHGKWKGCDVAIKKFKPSCFAEGAPDQDRLVADFWKEAHILGQLHHPHVMVLYGVVTDGPVTNLAAVTEYMVNGSLRQVLRRKDRTIDRRKRLIIAMDAAFGMEYLHEKNVVHFDLKSHNLLVNMRDPQRPVCKIGDFGLSKVKQRTLVSGGVRGTIPWMAPELLNFQKNMVTDKVDVYSFGIIMWELLTGEEPYGNMRSEEIIAGIIKGDLRPEIPSWCDPAWRSLMERCWSPNPASRPAFSEIAKELRAMSAAMNIK
- the LOC131320207 gene encoding uncharacterized protein LOC131320207 isoform X2, whose translation is MKDPLSRRRKPTTPKKLKLVCSFNGAFHRRPPPSENLRYTGGETRIITVERSIGFSKLKSKLSDLPLVQNPNNGLFLCFSLKHLQLPCKDYVAPLVPIESDDDVSCMFSEYEKLEFLGKPARIWIYVCNSGNGFGHRIGKLGSFENMRNGSGLFLESDYHVFGVDSVSGNGSDQFDCNNEVKKSVKGVSDDFWTKVVLMESGRIRGLDKGLALGFDQNDVKLTCEKQNHSQICLPQGSLSHEAREFKSGGSPYRSKVLEYGFWNTHFQRSENLGENYVPESHSHPLNPRDGNPCVEPNGFTQCSANRSGPISSNRGYSQFVTRCQKHSCDSKMDLMDSQRVLDGGNITPLSANYDMVNNCFPPVSCRNQLIGSERIWARLHGGTRNHQVPPADFRSYRSSSYYLRSHRNSVTEMGNHRNLRWEGRPWVRKFYPGLRSSSSISKQGQVMKLFYPSLWKPWSGYHLHTLDSGLNDQTYSFDQPCTNKENFTTKSGHGVQQLRQRNPKPLQFAHNGVSTGRDGKSLLPPIVTNNLFTSTRAMDPQEDLLTGSIGEKHVVPCQNFTRVPSSQSSCIDFKKESEMVEPMVTIDICGSPNTLGFGNGTESGFESGLSNIESMVNPFSKHCNGDHVMPGGLTSVVDVSLRNLSLSSSKEVEPTACTSPSSNDVAEALVKPHSKHVDLMVEELLTSRPQVDSNGVSLDSFLNNAAKLEKVDEQEEKMQQDHPSNLSVDKQADIGEYRNCSKGNGSIPGDLLQTIKNSDLEYIKELGSGTYGSVFHGKWKGCDVAIKKFKPSCFAEGAPDQDRLVADFWKEAHILGQLHHPHVMVLYGVVTDGPVTNLAAVTEYMVNGSLRQVLRRKDRTIDRRKRLIIAMDAAFGMEYLHEKNVVHFDLKSHNLLVNMRDPQRPVCKIGDFGLSKVKQRTLVSGGVRGTIPWMAPELLNFQKNMVTDKVDVYSFGIIMWELLTGEEPYGNMRSEEIIAGIIKGDLRPEIPSWCDPAWRSLMERCWSPNPASRPAFSEIAKELRAMSAAMNIK